One stretch of Burkholderia pyrrocinia DNA includes these proteins:
- a CDS encoding sensor histidine kinase produces the protein MNMSFNREYANNGRSLTIQQKTHIGFALVTTLLALLCGTIVWGSFRQYRQENADLQGFELIHGAMVAANMISAERGPTNDLLVRLQHDEATEVRNLLAARARSDEALEHFRAGIGQASALDDRKRGNLLHALDAIRVTLADARAEVDALDARPLASRTVHDIQHAQAHLFRAVDTVSLLIDGAMTDTAMRDPHTSGAILLARLLSDLREYAGRTGSLLIAPMFARQPLDRAQFADIMRMRGRIEQLRALVDGAIGAQLDDVDVAREYAQLNTAFDTHLLPLVDTIVANGQTGAYTMSATDFSRTIVPYFRPCELLRDRVIDVARRRVISDRNTARIKVAMSAFATALSIAILFSLARGTQRLLSKPLDTLGRRIIALSNGDTAHVAMPRGIAPEITRIHQALETLRNAYVRRDMLERQRNDMLTLFSHDMRAPLTSLIILIATQEQHADDAQKKRQFARIGKLVRHTLAMADGFAQLSRAEASEYERVPVNLADLMNEARDAVWPHAHQKLISMDDVPRRDDAIVLGDPALLSRALINLLDNAIKYSASLTSVECRVEPSADGKTVRCTIRDSGCGISSTDQTRLFERYRRFRTAGQPETGGVGLGMAFVKAVVERHAGEIHVHSVVRHGTTVTITLPAAPMRDA, from the coding sequence ATGAATATGTCATTTAATCGGGAATACGCAAACAACGGTCGATCGCTGACGATCCAGCAGAAGACGCATATCGGCTTCGCGCTCGTCACCACGCTGCTGGCCTTGCTGTGCGGCACGATCGTCTGGGGAAGTTTCCGGCAATACCGGCAGGAAAACGCCGACCTGCAAGGCTTCGAATTAATCCACGGCGCGATGGTCGCGGCCAACATGATCTCGGCCGAGCGCGGCCCGACGAACGACCTGCTGGTACGCCTGCAGCACGACGAAGCGACGGAAGTGCGCAACCTGCTCGCCGCGCGTGCGCGATCCGACGAGGCGCTCGAACACTTTCGCGCCGGCATCGGGCAGGCGAGCGCACTCGACGATCGCAAGCGCGGCAACCTGCTGCACGCGCTCGACGCGATCCGGGTCACGCTCGCCGACGCACGCGCGGAAGTCGACGCGCTCGACGCACGGCCGCTCGCGTCACGGACCGTTCACGATATCCAGCACGCGCAGGCGCACCTGTTCCGGGCCGTCGACACGGTTTCGTTACTGATCGACGGCGCGATGACCGATACGGCAATGCGCGACCCGCACACGTCGGGCGCGATCCTGCTGGCGCGGTTGCTGAGCGACCTCCGGGAATACGCGGGGCGCACGGGTTCGCTGCTCATTGCCCCGATGTTCGCGCGGCAGCCGCTCGACCGCGCGCAGTTCGCGGACATCATGCGGATGCGCGGACGCATCGAGCAATTGCGCGCATTGGTCGACGGCGCGATCGGCGCGCAGCTCGACGATGTCGACGTGGCGCGCGAGTATGCACAGCTCAACACGGCGTTCGACACTCATCTTCTCCCGCTTGTCGACACGATCGTCGCGAACGGCCAGACTGGCGCCTACACGATGAGCGCCACCGATTTTTCCAGGACGATCGTCCCGTACTTCCGGCCGTGCGAACTGCTGCGCGACCGTGTCATCGACGTTGCCCGGCGTCGTGTCATTTCGGACCGGAACACGGCCCGGATCAAGGTTGCGATGTCGGCGTTCGCGACGGCGCTCAGCATCGCGATCCTGTTCTCGCTCGCGCGCGGCACGCAGCGGCTGCTGTCGAAGCCGCTCGATACGCTCGGCCGCCGGATCATCGCGCTCAGCAACGGCGATACGGCTCACGTCGCGATGCCGCGCGGAATCGCGCCCGAGATCACCCGCATTCATCAAGCGCTGGAGACCTTGCGCAACGCTTACGTACGCCGCGACATGCTCGAGCGCCAGCGCAACGACATGCTGACGCTGTTCTCGCACGACATGCGCGCGCCGCTGACGTCGCTGATCATCCTGATCGCCACGCAGGAACAGCATGCGGACGACGCGCAGAAGAAGCGGCAGTTCGCGAGAATCGGCAAACTCGTGCGGCACACGCTGGCGATGGCCGACGGTTTCGCTCAGCTGTCGCGTGCGGAGGCCAGCGAATACGAGCGCGTGCCGGTCAACCTCGCCGACCTGATGAACGAGGCGCGCGACGCGGTCTGGCCGCACGCGCACCAGAAGCTCATTTCGATGGACGACGTGCCGCGCCGCGACGACGCGATCGTGCTCGGCGACCCGGCCCTGCTGTCGCGCGCGCTGATCAACCTGCTGGACAACGCGATCAAGTACAGCGCATCGCTGACGAGCGTCGAATGCCGGGTCGAGCCGAGCGCCGACGGCAAGACCGTGCGCTGCACGATTCGCGACAGCGGATGCGGGATCAGCAGCACGGACCAGACGCGGCTGTTCGAGCGCTACCGGCGCTTTCGCACCGCAGGACAACCGGAAACCGGCGGCGTCGGGCTCGGCATGGCGTTCGTCAAGGCGGTCGTCGAACGGCACGCAGGCGAGATCCACGTGCATAGCGTCGTGCGGCACGGCACCACGGTCACGATCACGCTGCCGGCAGCCCCAATGCGTGATGCGTGA
- a CDS encoding VC0807 family protein has translation MKPRAGLILELFVNLLLPWVAYRVAHPYFGETGALYASAVPPIIWSIVEFVRSRRVDAVAAVVLLGIALSIAGMAFGGSPRTLLMRESLASGTIGIVFLLSLFRERPLIFYLARATVAREMAGGAAHFESVWAAQPGLRQMLRRMTLVWGTFMTLEMLLRCWMVVTWPVERVLVVSPIMGYTVFGCLLMWTFWYRRRMRVRNSVDIPTRDGVTEVAGR, from the coding sequence GTGAAACCGCGAGCCGGCCTGATTCTCGAACTCTTCGTCAACCTGCTGCTGCCCTGGGTCGCGTACCGGGTCGCGCATCCGTATTTCGGCGAAACCGGCGCGCTTTACGCGTCGGCGGTTCCGCCGATCATCTGGTCGATCGTCGAATTCGTCCGCTCGCGCCGCGTCGACGCGGTGGCGGCCGTCGTGCTGCTCGGCATCGCGCTGTCGATCGCCGGAATGGCGTTCGGCGGCAGCCCGCGCACGCTGCTGATGCGCGAGTCGCTCGCGTCGGGCACGATCGGCATCGTGTTCCTGCTGTCCCTGTTCCGCGAACGTCCGCTGATCTTCTATCTGGCCCGCGCCACCGTGGCGCGGGAAATGGCCGGCGGCGCCGCGCACTTCGAATCGGTCTGGGCAGCACAGCCGGGGCTGCGGCAGATGCTCCGCCGGATGACCCTCGTATGGGGCACCTTCATGACGCTGGAGATGCTGCTGCGCTGCTGGATGGTCGTGACCTGGCCCGTCGAGCGCGTGCTGGTCGTGTCGCCGATCATGGGCTACACCGTGTTCGGCTGTCTGCTGATGTGGACATTCTGGTACCGGCGGCGGATGCGCGTGCGCAACAGCGTCGACATCCCGACCCGCGACGGCGTCACCGAGGTCGCCGGTCGCTGA
- a CDS encoding CPBP family intramembrane glutamic endopeptidase — MSLSLLPCATIWLALFAAAALVWHRPQHGLSLILAVLGYAGALAFGKLEPVALAPLALLAAAAWGVSPARPLAVRIAAHAVFAALAIALSLHLIPGFHNPLVIAPTRFTPDAVPFTMYLNLDKPLVGLWLLWVLPWVAPDVALSRALRTGAVAAVATAAACLAGALAFGMVGWAPKWPASGWLWLVNNLLLVTLAEEALFRGYVQGGLTRALRAFAWGPWAALAIGAVLFGAAHAAGGWQWIVLGTAAGVGYGLAWRRGGLLASALAHAGLNVVHFGLFTYPMLDAAR; from the coding sequence ATGTCCCTTTCGCTCCTTCCGTGCGCCACGATCTGGCTCGCCCTGTTCGCGGCCGCCGCACTCGTGTGGCATCGCCCGCAGCACGGCCTGAGCCTCATTCTGGCCGTGCTCGGCTATGCCGGCGCGCTGGCGTTCGGCAAGCTCGAACCGGTCGCGCTGGCGCCGCTAGCGCTGCTGGCCGCGGCCGCGTGGGGCGTGTCACCCGCGCGCCCGCTCGCGGTGCGGATCGCCGCGCACGCGGTATTTGCCGCGCTCGCGATCGCGCTGAGCCTGCACCTGATCCCCGGTTTCCACAATCCGCTCGTGATCGCCCCGACGCGCTTCACGCCGGACGCCGTGCCGTTCACGATGTACCTGAATCTCGACAAGCCGCTGGTCGGCCTGTGGCTGCTGTGGGTGCTGCCGTGGGTCGCACCCGATGTCGCGCTGTCGCGCGCGCTGCGCACGGGCGCAGTGGCGGCCGTCGCGACGGCCGCCGCATGTCTGGCCGGCGCGCTCGCGTTCGGGATGGTCGGCTGGGCGCCCAAATGGCCGGCGTCGGGCTGGCTGTGGCTCGTGAACAACCTGCTGCTCGTGACGCTCGCCGAGGAAGCGCTGTTCCGCGGCTACGTGCAAGGCGGGCTGACGCGCGCGCTCCGCGCGTTCGCATGGGGCCCGTGGGCCGCGCTCGCGATCGGCGCAGTACTGTTCGGCGCCGCGCACGCGGCCGGCGGCTGGCAATGGATCGTGCTCGGCACGGCGGCCGGCGTCGGCTACGGCCTCGCGTGGCGGCGCGGCGGACTGCTCGCCTCCGCGCTCGCGCATGCGGGGCTGAACGTCGTCCACTTCGGCCTGTTCACCTACCCGATGCTCGACGCCGCGCGCTGA
- a CDS encoding aldo/keto reductase, whose translation MEYVKFGSTGLEVSKLVLGCMTFGEPSRGTHPWTLPEAESRPIIQRAVEAGINFFDTANMYSDGTSEEIVGRALRDFTKRDDIVIATKVFYRMRPGPNGAGLSRKAIMTDIDQSLKRLGTDYVDLYQIHRWDYGTPIEETLEALHDVVKAGKARYIGASSMFAWQFAKALYTSKQNGWTRFVSMQNHLNLLYREEEREMLPLCEAEGIAVIPWSPLARGRLTRNWDESSERQQKDDVGQRLYDATADADKAVVDAVAAIAAARNVPRAQVALAWVAQKRGVTAPIVGISKPQQLDDALGALELKLTDDEIAKLEGPYVPHAIAGFN comes from the coding sequence ATGGAATACGTGAAATTCGGATCGACCGGGCTGGAAGTATCGAAACTGGTGCTGGGCTGCATGACGTTCGGCGAGCCGTCGCGCGGCACGCATCCGTGGACGCTGCCGGAAGCGGAAAGCCGCCCGATCATCCAGCGGGCGGTCGAAGCCGGCATCAACTTCTTCGATACCGCGAACATGTATTCGGACGGCACGTCGGAGGAGATCGTCGGCCGCGCGCTGCGCGATTTCACGAAGCGTGACGACATCGTGATCGCGACCAAGGTGTTCTACCGGATGCGGCCGGGGCCGAACGGCGCGGGCCTGTCGCGCAAGGCGATCATGACCGACATCGACCAGAGCCTGAAGCGGCTCGGCACCGATTACGTCGACCTCTACCAGATTCATCGCTGGGATTACGGCACGCCGATCGAGGAGACGCTCGAGGCGCTGCACGACGTCGTGAAGGCCGGCAAGGCGCGCTATATCGGTGCGTCGTCGATGTTCGCGTGGCAGTTCGCGAAGGCGCTGTACACGTCGAAGCAGAACGGCTGGACCCGCTTCGTCAGCATGCAGAACCACCTGAACCTGCTGTATCGCGAGGAAGAGCGGGAAATGCTGCCGCTGTGCGAAGCCGAGGGCATCGCGGTGATTCCGTGGAGCCCGCTCGCGCGTGGCCGCCTGACGCGCAACTGGGACGAATCGTCGGAACGGCAGCAGAAGGACGACGTCGGCCAGCGGCTGTACGACGCGACGGCCGATGCGGACAAGGCGGTCGTCGACGCTGTCGCCGCGATTGCCGCCGCGCGCAACGTGCCGCGCGCGCAGGTCGCGCTCGCATGGGTCGCGCAAAAGCGCGGCGTCACCGCGCCGATCGTCGGCATCTCGAAGCCGCAGCAGCTGGACGATGCGCTCGGCGCGCTCGAGTTGAAACTGACCGACGACGAGATCGCCAAGCTCGAAGGCCCGTACGTGCCGCACGCGATCGCCGGGTTCAACTGA
- a CDS encoding MarC family protein — MIVNRLISEILFGFTGLIGIINPIGIAFLFLERTEALTEHERDLLARKVAFNAFIVLMVAFFAGTPVLHFFGISMEALRIGGGLAVAVAGWQMLNEPDVPGGGDTPVKPIDANAIMTRAFFPLTVPLTVGPGSISTAIALNANRTHKLSEFMLSSIVSIAVSVLVAVVIWQTYSRAALLSRYLGTEGTKVAMRVSAFLLLCIGVQIMLTGFSAFLQPIADQVK; from the coding sequence ATGATCGTCAACCGCCTTATCTCCGAGATCCTGTTCGGCTTCACCGGCCTGATCGGCATCATCAATCCGATCGGCATCGCGTTCCTGTTTCTCGAGCGGACCGAGGCGCTCACCGAGCACGAGCGCGACCTGCTCGCGAGGAAGGTGGCGTTCAACGCATTCATCGTGCTGATGGTCGCGTTCTTCGCCGGCACGCCCGTGCTGCATTTCTTCGGGATCTCGATGGAGGCGCTGCGGATCGGCGGCGGCCTGGCGGTCGCGGTGGCGGGCTGGCAGATGCTGAACGAGCCCGACGTGCCGGGCGGCGGCGACACGCCGGTCAAGCCGATCGATGCGAACGCGATCATGACGCGCGCGTTCTTCCCGCTGACCGTGCCGCTGACGGTCGGCCCCGGCTCGATCTCGACCGCGATCGCGCTGAATGCGAACCGCACGCACAAGCTGTCGGAGTTCATGCTGTCGAGCATCGTATCGATTGCCGTGTCCGTGCTCGTCGCCGTGGTGATCTGGCAAACCTACAGCCGCGCCGCGCTGCTGTCGCGCTACCTCGGCACCGAAGGCACCAAGGTCGCGATGCGCGTGTCGGCGTTCCTGCTGCTGTGCATCGGCGTGCAGATCATGTTGACCGGCTTCTCCGCGTTCCTGCAGCCGATCGCCGACCAGGTCAAGTAA
- a CDS encoding enoyl-CoA hydratase-related protein has product MDELKTLAVAVDARGIATVALQRGDVLNAFDETMIAELTDAFTALGRRDDVRAIVLRSDGRAFCAGADLQWMQRASANDAAANLRDAQRFAAMMRAIRQCPKPTVARVQGHAFGGGVGLCAACDIVIASDHARFSVSEARFGILPAVIGPYLVEAVGQRQARRLALTATQLAAGEAVAIGLIHQAVPLDALDEALERTLAELGRNGPNALMEIKRFFDAIGEYPPSDERAAFTAQTISRVRATPEAKEGFAAFFAKRPPAWEAGAE; this is encoded by the coding sequence ATGGATGAATTGAAGACCCTGGCCGTCGCGGTCGATGCGCGCGGCATCGCGACCGTGGCGCTGCAGCGCGGCGACGTGCTCAACGCGTTCGACGAGACGATGATCGCCGAGCTGACCGACGCATTCACGGCGCTCGGCCGGCGCGACGACGTGCGCGCGATCGTGCTGCGCTCGGATGGCCGCGCATTCTGCGCGGGCGCCGACCTGCAGTGGATGCAGCGCGCGAGCGCGAACGATGCGGCAGCGAACCTGCGCGACGCGCAGCGGTTCGCCGCGATGATGCGCGCGATCCGGCAGTGCCCGAAGCCGACGGTGGCACGCGTGCAGGGCCACGCGTTCGGCGGCGGCGTGGGCCTGTGCGCGGCCTGCGACATCGTGATCGCGAGCGACCATGCGCGCTTTTCGGTGAGCGAGGCGCGTTTCGGAATCCTGCCGGCCGTGATCGGCCCGTATCTGGTCGAGGCGGTCGGCCAGCGCCAGGCGCGTCGGCTCGCGCTGACCGCGACGCAGCTCGCCGCCGGCGAAGCCGTCGCGATCGGCCTGATCCACCAGGCCGTGCCGCTCGACGCGCTCGACGAAGCGCTCGAACGGACGCTCGCGGAACTGGGCCGCAACGGCCCGAACGCGCTGATGGAAATCAAGCGCTTCTTCGACGCGATCGGCGAGTATCCGCCGTCGGACGAGCGCGCGGCGTTCACCGCGCAGACGATCTCCCGCGTGCGGGCGACGCCGGAGGCGAAGGAGGGTTTCGCCGCGTTCTTCGCGAAGCGGCCGCCGGCGTGGGAAGCGGGCGCCGAGTAA
- the paaK gene encoding phenylacetate--CoA ligase PaaK: MTHPTHPAAALEPIETASRDELQALQLERLKWSLRHAYDNVPHYRRTFDAAGVHPDDLKTLADLAKFPFSTKNDLRDNYPFGLFAVPREQVVRVHASSGTTGKPTVVGYTARDIDTWANVTARSIRAAGGRPGDTLHNAFGYGLFTGGLGIHYGAERLGCMVVPMSGGQTEKQVQLIRDFEPKIILVTPSYMLNLIDEMVRQGMDPAESSLKIGIFGAEPWTQALREEVETRVGIDALDIYGLSEVMGPGVACECVESKDGPVIWEDHFYPEIIDPVTGEVLPDGSQGELVFTSLTKEAMPVIRYRTRDLTALLPPTARAMRRLAKITGRSDDMLIVRGVNVFPSQIEEIVVALPALSGQFQITLSRDGHMDRLDIAVELRSEVAASVTESDRAVLARELQHRIKTMVGVSSGVTVLAAGGIPATSTGKARRVIDRRQAA, from the coding sequence ATGACCCACCCGACGCATCCCGCCGCCGCCCTCGAACCGATCGAGACCGCCAGCCGCGACGAACTGCAGGCGCTGCAGCTCGAGCGCCTCAAGTGGTCGCTGCGCCACGCGTACGACAACGTCCCGCACTATCGGCGCACGTTCGATGCGGCGGGCGTGCATCCGGACGACCTGAAGACGCTCGCCGATCTCGCGAAATTCCCGTTCTCGACGAAGAACGACTTGCGCGACAACTATCCGTTCGGGCTCTTCGCGGTGCCGCGCGAGCAGGTCGTGCGCGTGCATGCGTCGAGCGGCACGACGGGCAAGCCGACCGTGGTCGGCTACACCGCGCGCGACATCGACACATGGGCGAACGTGACCGCGCGTTCGATCCGCGCGGCCGGCGGCCGCCCGGGCGACACGCTGCACAACGCGTTCGGCTATGGCCTCTTCACGGGCGGCCTCGGGATTCATTACGGCGCGGAGCGGCTCGGCTGCATGGTCGTGCCGATGTCGGGCGGGCAGACCGAGAAGCAGGTGCAGCTGATCCGCGATTTCGAGCCGAAGATCATCCTCGTCACGCCGTCGTACATGCTGAACCTGATCGACGAGATGGTGCGGCAGGGGATGGACCCGGCCGAGTCGTCGCTGAAGATCGGCATCTTCGGCGCCGAGCCGTGGACGCAGGCGTTGCGCGAGGAAGTGGAGACGCGCGTGGGCATCGACGCGCTCGACATCTACGGGCTGTCGGAAGTGATGGGCCCGGGCGTCGCGTGCGAATGCGTCGAGTCGAAGGACGGCCCGGTGATCTGGGAAGACCATTTCTACCCGGAGATCATCGATCCCGTCACGGGCGAAGTGCTGCCCGACGGCAGTCAGGGCGAGCTCGTGTTCACGTCGCTGACGAAGGAAGCGATGCCGGTGATCCGCTACCGCACGCGCGACCTCACAGCGCTGCTGCCGCCGACCGCGCGCGCGATGCGCCGTCTCGCGAAAATCACCGGCCGTTCCGACGACATGCTGATCGTGCGCGGCGTGAACGTGTTCCCGAGCCAGATCGAGGAGATCGTCGTCGCGCTGCCGGCGCTGTCGGGCCAGTTCCAGATCACGCTGTCGCGCGACGGTCACATGGACCGGCTCGACATCGCGGTCGAACTGCGCTCCGAGGTTGCGGCGTCCGTTACCGAAAGCGATCGCGCCGTGCTCGCGCGCGAGTTGCAGCACCGGATCAAGACGATGGTCGGCGTGTCGTCCGGCGTGACGGTGCTCGCGGCGGGCGGCATTCCGGCGACCTCGACCGGCAAGGCCCGGCGCGTGATCGACCGCCGCCAGGCCGCCTGA